The nucleotide window GGGGTCGCGATTATCGTGATCACACTGATCATTCGTCTTGCGCTGCTGCCGTTGATGATGCGTCAAGCCAAGTCCCAGCAGGGAACACGTGTCATCATGAACGCCATGAAACCCGAGATGGATGCGCTCAAGAAAAAATATGAAGGCAAAAATGATCCTGCTGATAAGCAAAAGCTGTCTCAGGAAACGATGGAGCTATACAAGAAGCATAAGTTCAATCCGCTGAATATTGGTTGCTTGCCGATGCTCATTCAGTTGCCTATCCTGTCAGGTATTTACACGGCTATCCGACTTACACCGGAACTTTCTTCCCATTCGTTCCTTTGGTTCAAACTGGGAGCGCCGGACTACGTACTCGCTGTGGTGGTCGCGGTCATTTATCTGGTGCAAGCGAAGGTATCACAAGCCAATATGGCGCCTGAGCAGCGAAAGCAGTTCGCCATTATGGGTTATCTCTCCCCACTGATGATGGCATTCTTTTCTCTATCAGCCCCGGCAGCTATGCCACTTTACTGGACGGTAGGGGGGGCATTCCTGGTACTACAGACGTTATTGTTCCGTAAAATGTATCCTGTAGAACATCCGCAGGAGCCTGTGGTTGTGGAAGTGAGTAAGAAAAAGAATAA belongs to Paenibacillus sp. FSL H8-0079 and includes:
- the yidC gene encoding membrane protein insertase YidC, producing the protein MEHKTNKGFTFGSGKGRIYGLIAILFAVMLLAGCSNNVSEITSSTPGFFNHYIVFPLSYLIQHIATIFNGSYGVAIIVITLIIRLALLPLMMRQAKSQQGTRVIMNAMKPEMDALKKKYEGKNDPADKQKLSQETMELYKKHKFNPLNIGCLPMLIQLPILSGIYTAIRLTPELSSHSFLWFKLGAPDYVLAVVVAVIYLVQAKVSQANMAPEQRKQFAIMGYLSPLMMAFFSLSAPAAMPLYWTVGGAFLVLQTLLFRKMYPVEHPQEPVVVEVSKKKNKNASSSKPSRKPAKS